The Diaminobutyricimonas aerilata nucleotide sequence GAAGGAACGTCCAGTCGTGCACGGCGACGAGGGAACGCGCCGCCACGAGCAGCGCACCCTCATCCGTGCCACCGGACTCGCGGAGCGTCACGATCGAGAGCACGCTCAGGATGCCGACGCCGATGAGTGCCGATTCCATGACGCGGGCGGCGACGTAGCCGAGCGCCACGCTCTCGTTCACCCGCCGGAGGATCGGGAACAGCACCACGGCCGTGCCGATGTTCGCGATGGCCAGCACGATCTCGCACACCGCACCCCAGCGCACCATGGTGTCGGAACCCGGGCCGAGCACGTATCCGGGGTCGGTGAGCGCGGGCGTGTAGAGGGCCGCGCCGGTGATGGCCGAGACGAAGGTGATGACGAAGAGCACACCCACGATGAGGGCGCTCCTTCTGCTGGGCTGCACGGCGGTGCCTCTCGACGAGGTTGTGGTGTACTTGGTACACCTTGATGGGATCACCGTAGGTGTACTGCGTACACCTTGTCAAACCGCGACGTGGATGGAGTGAGCCGGTGGCAGAGGATCCGAGCGCGCGACGCCCGCGCCTGAACCGGGAGACGGTGCTGCGCACGGCCGTCGCACTCGCCGACCGGGTGGGTCTCGACGGCTTCACGATGCGCACCCTCTCGCAGGAACTCGGCGTCGTGCCCATGGCGCTCTACAAGCACGTCGCCAACAAGGACGAACTGCTCGACGGCATGGTCGACCTCGTCTGGGCCGAGGTGCAGCTGCCCGACAGCTCCGCCGGATGGAAGGCCGCGATGCGCGGCCGGGCCGTGTCGCTGCGCGACGCGCTCTCGCGGCATCGGTGGGCGGTCGGGCTGATGGAGTCCCGCATGTCGCCCGGACCCGAGAACCTGCGGCACCACGACGCGATGATGGGCTGCCTGCGCGAATCCGGATTCTCGTTCCGCACCACCGTGCACTGCACCTCCACCCTCGACGCGTACGTGTACGGGTTCGCGCTGCAGCAGAAGACCCTGCCGTTCGAGACGCCTGAGGAGTCCGGAGTCGTCGCCGCACAGAAGCAGAGCGCGCAGCCCGACCCGGCGGCGATCGCCGCGATGTTCCCCTACCTCGCGGAGGTCGTCGTCGAGCTCGCCCGCTCGGGCTACGACTACGACCTCGAGTTCCAGCTCGGCCTCGACCTCATCCTCGACGGGATCGAGAAGCTGCGCCCGGAATGGTCCGCCGGCTCCTGACGACGCCGGCTTCGGCTGTCAGATCCCGAGCCCGCGGCTCGTCGGGCGCTCCAAGTACCCTGCGTCGGCTTCGTCCGCGCCGCCCGCCCTGCTAGCAAGGGGTCATGGATGTGACGGATCGCGCCGTCGGCGTGCTGCTCGGATGCGCGACCGGCGATGCCCTCGGAGCCGCCTACGAGTTCCAGCCGCCGCTTGCTCCCGACGTGCCGGTCGAGATGCGCGGCGAGCGCGGCACGCGATTCGCTCCGGGCGAGTGGACGGACGACACCGCCATGTCGGTGCCGCTCGCCCAGGCGGCCGCCGCCGGGCGCGACCTGCTCGCCCGCGACACGCTCGACTGGGTGGTCGGCGAATGGATGCGCTGGGCGGAGACATCGAGCGACATCGGAGCGCAGACGAAGAACGTGTTCGCCCGCTTGCGCGAGCCGGACGCGAAGGCCGCCGCCGCGGCGGGCCGCGAGGTGCACGAGCTCACGGGCCGTTCGGGCGGCAACGGCTCAGTGATGCGCACCGCTCCGGTGGCGCTCGCGTTCCTCGACGACGAGCGCGGGCTCGCCGAGGCGGCGCGCACGATCAGCCGGCTGACGCACTTCGATCCCGACGCCGGGGACGCGTGCGTGCTGTGGTGCCTCGCCATCCGTCACACCGTGCTGACCGGGCAACTGGACGTGCGCGTCGGCCTCGGCGCGCTCGGCGGCGAGGCCGCGGAGCGCTGGTCCCTGCTGCTCGACGACGCGGAGGGCAAGCAGCCGTCCGACTTCCAGCGCAACGGCTGGGTCGTCGAGGCGCTGCAGGGCGCGTGGTCGGCGATCTGCGCCGGTGTGGATCTCGTGGACGTGCTCGAGCGGGCGGTGCGCGGCGGGAACGACACCGACACGGTCGCCGCCATCGCGGGCTCCCTCGCCGGCGCCGCCTACGGCGCGGGCGGCATCCCGACGCAGTGGCGCGACATCGTGCACGGCTGGCCCGGTCTCACCGCCGACGACCTCGCCGACCTCGCGGCGCGCATCGTCAGCCGCCACGCGGTCCGCTGACTCGCCCCGGCGGCGGCGCGTGGCCGCGCGGCCGGCTGACCGCGTGCGGCGCCCCTCCGCGCGGTTTCCCGTCAGTAGATGCCCTTTCCGACGCCACATAAGGGCATCTACTGACGGGAAACGGATCGGGCCGCGGTCCCGGGCGGCGGGCGCTGCGTGGCGCAGCCCCTCCACGTGGGCGGGGCTGCGGCAAGCGTCCACAGATCGCCGCCCGCGCACGCCCGCCGCGAGCGGGTCGGGCCACCATCGCGACGTGAGACCTCGCCGCCCGCTTCCCGATCCCCTGCATGAGCGACCGTTCAGCGTCGCCGAAGCGCTGTCCGTCGGCGTCACCGCGAAGCGGCTGCGCGGAACGGATCTCGCGCAGCCCTTCCGCGGCGCACGGGCCATCGGCTCGGGAGACGACACACTGTCGCGCGCACGCCGCTATGCGGTGCGGATGCCCGGCAACCAGTTCTTCTCCCACGTCACCGCTGCGTACATCCACGGCATGCGGCTTCCGCATCACGCGTCATCCGAGCCGCTGCACGTGGGGGTGGTGTGGCCGCGACGGTCGCCGCGAGTGGCGGGCGTTGTAGGACACGAGATGCGGCCGCCCGTCGCCGTCGTGCACGTCGGAGGTCTCCGGACCGTCCCGCCCGTGGTCGCATGGTGCCAGCTGGCGGCGGTGCTGACCCCGGAGGAGGTGATCGTGGCGGGCGACGGACTGATCCGTCGACAAGATCCCGTGAGCGACCTCGAGTCGTTGCACCATGCGGTGAGGCGCTGGACGGGAGCTCACGGAGCGCCGGCGCTCCGAGCGGCGCTGCCGCACCTGCGCGCGGGCACGGACTCGGCACGCGAGACCATGCTGCGCCTGCTGATGTCGCGCGCCGGGCTGCCCGAACCTCAGGTGAACCCACCCATCCTGGATTCCGCCGGCCGGTTCCTGGCATACGGCGACCTCGTCTATGCCGAGCGCCGGGTGCTGGTCGAATACGACGGTGAGCAGCATCGTCTCGATGCCGAGCAGTACCAGAAGGACGTCGACCGCCTCGACCGCCTCATGGAGGAAGGATGGCGTGTCATCCGCGTCAACAGGGCGCACATGCGGCGGCGGGCAAGGGCCGCCCTCGTGCTGCGGATCGAACGGGCCCTCCACGATGCCGACGGGCGGGACCGCGCGCCCATTGCCCGCATGCCCCCCAGGCGCTGAGACGTCAGCGGGCCTGTGCCCGAGGCCGTTTTCCGTCAGTAGATGCCCTCACCAAGCTGCCGAAAGGGCATCTACTGACGGGAAACCGCAGGCTCAGCCCCGCCGGGCGCTCCGCCGGACGCGGCCCCGGGCGCGGCGCCGGGCGCTCCCCAGACCGCGGCCTTGGGGCGGGCGAAGCAGGCGACGATGATCGCGCCGACGACCGCCACGGCCGCGGGCAGCAGCAGCGACTGCGCCATCGCGGTGGAGAACCCGGCACGCAGCGCCTCGGGGAGCAGACCGCCGCCGATCTCGCCGGCGGGGGCGGCGCCGGCCCCGCCGGCCGGCATCTCCGCGGCGAGGCGCGCCTCGATGAGCACGGCGATCGACGCGCTGCCGAGCACCGCGCCCACCTGCCGCGTCGTGTTGAAGACGCCGGATCCGGCGCCCGCCTGCTGCGGCGGGAGGGCGCGGGTGGTCGCGTTCGAGATGGGTCCCCAGACGAACGCGTTCGCGACGCCGAGCAGAGCGGAGGGCAGCAGGAACCAGCCGATCGCGGTGTCCGGCGAGAGCAGCAGCGAGTACCAGACCAGCGCGGACGCGAGCAGCAGCGTGCCGAGCACGGCGAAGTTGCGCGGGTTCACCCGGTCGAGCAGGCGCCCGGCGAAGGGGGCGAGCACAGCCGAGATGACCGCCATCGGCGCGAGCATGAGCGCCGACTGCGTCGGAGTGAGCCCGCGGGCGGTCTGGTAGAAGAACACGAGCGGCAGCGACATGCTCGTGACCGCGAACCCGATCGTCGAGATGGCGGCGTTGCCGAGCGAGAAGTTGCGTTCCCGGAAGAGTCCGAGCGGCAGCAGCGGCTCACCGCGGTTCACGCGCTGCCAGACGACGAACCCGACGAGCACGACGACGCCCGCGATGATGAGCGACCACACCGAGATCGGTCCGGCGATGACACCCCAGTCGTAGGTCTCGCCCTCCTGGATGCCGAACACGAGCAGGAACATGCCGACGGCACTCAGCACGACGCCGAGGATGTCGAACTTGTGAGAGTTCGTCGGCAGGCGCGGCACGAAACGCGCGGCGAGGATGAACCCGACGATGCCGACCGGGAGGTTGATGAAGAAGATCCACTCCCAGCCGAGCCCGTCGACGAGCACTCCGCCGAGGATCGGCCCCACGAGCGTCGCGAGCCCGGCGACCGAACCCCACAGACCCATGGCCGCGCCGCGGCGATCGGGCGGGAAGATCCGGGTGATCACGGCCATCGTCTGAGGCGTCATGATCGCCGCTCCGAGTCCCTGCAGCACCCGCGCCGCGATGAGCGCTCCGACGCTGCCCGCGAATCCGCACCAGACGGATGCGAGGGTGAAGACCACGAGGCCGGTCAGGTACAGGTTCTTCGGACCGAAGCGGTCGCCGAGTCGCCCGGTGATAAGCAGCGGCACCGCATAGGCGAGGAGGTAGGCGCTCGTCACCCAGATGACCGAGTTGATGTCGGTGTCGAGCCCGCGCATGATCGACGGATTCGCGACCGAGACGATCGTCGTGTCGATCAGGATCATGAAGAACCCGATCACGAGCGACCAGAGAGCCGGCCAGGGTTTGAGGGAGGTGGTCACGCGCGTCCTTCCGAGGTACCCGCGGGACTATACCCCTGGCGGGCGACCCCGCCCTGACCGCCGGGGGCGGACGATCAGGATGACCGGGCGGGCCCGCGGTGGGGTCTCGATACGGCGGCTTCGCGCGCCTACTCGACCAGCGGACGGGGGGCGCCGCGCGCGGTGGGTCTCGATCCGGCGGCCTCGCGCGCCTACTCGACAGGCTCAGCGACCGGGCTCCGCGACCGGAGACACCCCGGCGGCACGCGTCACACGGCGCCGGGGGTGGCGAGCGACGCACGGCGCAGCAGCGGGCGCGTCGCCAGGAGACCGAGCCGCACGAGCAGGATGCCCGCGGCGAGCACGCCCGCGATGACCAGGAGCGACAGCGGGGCGACGATCAGCGCGATCCCGGTGAGCGGGAACACCACGATCGCCGCGATCACCGCGGAGCCGATCGACGTGATGAGCAGCGGCACCATGACGGTGCCGCGCCGGGCCGCATCCGCCGTCGCCTCCGGCATGCCGAGCCGGTGCAGGCTCGCGTAGAGCTCCGCCCGGTCGAGGATGCCCGCCGCCTGGTTGACACCCACCGAGCACGCGACCATGAGGAACGAGATCACGACCGTGATGGTGAGCCCGGTGCCGATGTCGGTGGCGAGCATGCGCGTGTCGGCGTCGCCGTCGGATGCGCTGAGCGCGTCGAGCAGGGCGGTGCCGGTTCCGGCGAACACCGCCATGAAGCTCACCATCGCCGTGCCGCTCACCTGGCGCCACGCCGCTTGCGGGGATTCGAGGATGGCGCGCGCCGCGAGCAGCTTCTGCGGCGTCTGCGCGCGACGTGCGCGGCCGCGGGCGACGAGGCCGATGACCCACGGACCCACGAGGTTGAGCACCGCGATCGTGCCGCCGAAGCCGGCGGCGAGGATGAGGAGCACGACGGCCGCGCCGCCCATGCCGAGAACGCTCATGCCGATCGCCGCGAGGGCGACGACCGCGACGGCGACGAGGGCCCGCACCCATGACATGCGCGGGGCTTCCTGCCGGGTCCGCACCCCGAGCGGTGAGATCGTCACGCGACGCAGTCCGATGACCGCGCTCACGACGGCGATCGCGACGACCCCCACGATGGCGCCGAGCAGCACGGGCAGCGGGAGCAGCACGTTGCTGAAGCCGAGCGGCTCGCCGCGGAACGGGATCGCACCGATGATCGGCGCGAGACCGAAGGACGCGGCGGTGCCGAGCACGGCGCCGATGAGCGCGAGGGCGGCCGATTCGATGACCGTCATCGCCCCGACGGCCGCGGGGGTGGCGCCGAGCAGGCGCAGCGTCGACAGCCGATCGTCACGACGGCGGGCCGAGAGCCGCGCGGCTGAGCCTCCGAGGGTGGCGAGGGGAACGAGCAGCAGCGTGAGCGCGAGCACTGCGAGCGCCTGGTAGGTCAGCGCCATGTCGTCGTCCCAGCGCCAGAACGCCTGGGCGCCTCCGAGCACCGCGAGCAGCAGCGCCGTGACGATGCCGAACGCGACGATCGGCAGCGCGGTGACCCCGAGCGAGTCGCGCGTGGGCCGCGCGAGCAGCCACGTCATCCGCCAGATCATGCCGCCACCTCCGACGGCTGGATGCGACCATCGCGCATGTGCACGATGCGGGAGCAGCGGGCGGCGACGTCGGCGTCGTGGGTCACGACGACGAGTGTGCGGCCCTGGCCGGTGGTCGAGTGCAGGAGCGCGTCCATGACCTCGCTCGACGTGTGCGAGTCGAGGGCGCCGGTCGGCTCGTCGGCGAAGACGACGGATGCGCCGGTCACCTGGGCGCGGGCGATGGCGACGCGCTGGGCTTGACCGCCGGAGAGCTGCCCGATCCTGCGGTCCTCGAATCCGGCGAGGCCGAGCGCGGCGAGCCAGCCGGCCGCGTGCCCTTCGGCTGCGGCACGGGGCATCCCGCCGAGCATGAGCGCGATGGCCACGTTCTCGAGGGCGGTGAGCTCGGGGATGAGCAGCCCTTGCTGGAAGACGAAGCCGAACGCCTCCCGGCGCAGGCGGGAGCGTTCCCGCTCGTCGAGCGCGGCCACGTCGGTCTCGGTGCCCCGGGTGCGCAGGATCACCTGGCCGGTGTCGGGCGTGATGATGCCGGCGAGGCAGTGCAGCAGTGTGGTCTTGCCCGAGCCCGAGGCGCCCATGATCGCGAGGGACTCCCCCTCGGTGATCGCCAGGGATGCCGCGGCGAGCGCCGCCGTACGGCCGTAGAACTTGTCGAGACCCCGGGCCTCGAGGATGACGTTGGACATGCCTTCAGCCTCGTCACGCGGGCCGACGCGGGCGTCCGCCGCGAGGAGTGAGCGGGTCATCCGGGCGGATGATCTCGGAGCGGACGACGCCAACATCACGGTTTCCTGAGTTCGCTAGACGCTTTAGTTGCTAGTTCGTCTAGTTAGCAAATAGAGTCCGGATGTGACCCGAAGGGGGGCGGAATGATGCAGACGATCGAACGGCCGCAGATGACGGCCGACGCGCGAGTGGTGACCTGGACCAGCGTGCATCCGGGACTGTGGGCGGGGCAGATCGGCGACGATTTCGCCGGCCTGATCGAACGCGACGGACACGGCTACGTCGTGACCGACTGGCAAGGCGCCGAGGTCGGCGCGTACGCGACCCTGGCTGAGGCCGAGGTCGCTCTCGAGCCCAGCCGCCGCGCGCTCGCCCGCGCCGCGCGAGAAGAACGACGTTCCCGCGCGGAGATGCTCGCCCTCGCGACCCTCTCCCTCGTCGGCTTCGGCATGGCGGTCACCACCCTCGGAGTGGTCGGGACGGTGTTCGCATGAGCCAGCAGCGCATCCCCCGGTACATCACCGTCGCGCGTCTCTCCCCGACGGAATGGTCGATCGCCGATGATCGGCGCCTTGAGGTGACCCCCCGCGGATTGGTCGGTTTCGTGCGCATGCGCACCGGCCTCTACGAGGTGGTGCGGATCGGACGGCCGCACATCCGCTCCTGGCACGCCACATTCGACGACGCGGTCGCCCAGTTCGTGCGGCCTCACGCGTTCTGGTGGGCGCTGCCGCACGACCTGCCGGAGGTCGACAGATCCGTGATGGCCGACGACGATATCGTGGCTCCCGACACACGATCCACCGTGGAGGAGGCACTGCTCGCCGCGACGGCTTGACCTCATGACGACGATCCGACCCGACACCCCCGCCACCCAGG carries:
- a CDS encoding DHA2 family efflux MFS transporter permease subunit is translated as MTTSLKPWPALWSLVIGFFMILIDTTIVSVANPSIMRGLDTDINSVIWVTSAYLLAYAVPLLITGRLGDRFGPKNLYLTGLVVFTLASVWCGFAGSVGALIAARVLQGLGAAIMTPQTMAVITRIFPPDRRGAAMGLWGSVAGLATLVGPILGGVLVDGLGWEWIFFINLPVGIVGFILAARFVPRLPTNSHKFDILGVVLSAVGMFLLVFGIQEGETYDWGVIAGPISVWSLIIAGVVVLVGFVVWQRVNRGEPLLPLGLFRERNFSLGNAAISTIGFAVTSMSLPLVFFYQTARGLTPTQSALMLAPMAVISAVLAPFAGRLLDRVNPRNFAVLGTLLLASALVWYSLLLSPDTAIGWFLLPSALLGVANAFVWGPISNATTRALPPQQAGAGSGVFNTTRQVGAVLGSASIAVLIEARLAAEMPAGGAGAAPAGEIGGGLLPEALRAGFSTAMAQSLLLPAAVAVVGAIIVACFARPKAAVWGAPGAAPGAASGGAPGGAEPAVSRQ
- a CDS encoding DUF4386 domain-containing protein codes for the protein MQPSRRSALIVGVLFVITFVSAITGAALYTPALTDPGYVLGPGSDTMVRWGAVCEIVLAIANIGTAVVLFPILRRVNESVALGYVAARVMESALIGVGILSVLSIVTLRESGGTDEGALLVAARSLVAVHDWTFLLGPGFLAGFGNGLLLGYLMYRSGLVPRGMALVGLIGGPLLCLSGIAVLFGWYAQDSVWSGLATLPEIVWEGFLGIWLIVKGFRPSPAAAPADARQPRLAG
- a CDS encoding TetR/AcrR family transcriptional regulator C-terminal domain-containing protein is translated as MAEDPSARRPRLNRETVLRTAVALADRVGLDGFTMRTLSQELGVVPMALYKHVANKDELLDGMVDLVWAEVQLPDSSAGWKAAMRGRAVSLRDALSRHRWAVGLMESRMSPGPENLRHHDAMMGCLRESGFSFRTTVHCTSTLDAYVYGFALQQKTLPFETPEESGVVAAQKQSAQPDPAAIAAMFPYLAEVVVELARSGYDYDLEFQLGLDLILDGIEKLRPEWSAGS
- a CDS encoding ABC transporter ATP-binding protein is translated as MSNVILEARGLDKFYGRTAALAAASLAITEGESLAIMGASGSGKTTLLHCLAGIITPDTGQVILRTRGTETDVAALDERERSRLRREAFGFVFQQGLLIPELTALENVAIALMLGGMPRAAAEGHAAGWLAALGLAGFEDRRIGQLSGGQAQRVAIARAQVTGASVVFADEPTGALDSHTSSEVMDALLHSTTGQGRTLVVVTHDADVAARCSRIVHMRDGRIQPSEVAA
- a CDS encoding DUF559 domain-containing protein, which codes for MRPRRPLPDPLHERPFSVAEALSVGVTAKRLRGTDLAQPFRGARAIGSGDDTLSRARRYAVRMPGNQFFSHVTAAYIHGMRLPHHASSEPLHVGVVWPRRSPRVAGVVGHEMRPPVAVVHVGGLRTVPPVVAWCQLAAVLTPEEVIVAGDGLIRRQDPVSDLESLHHAVRRWTGAHGAPALRAALPHLRAGTDSARETMLRLLMSRAGLPEPQVNPPILDSAGRFLAYGDLVYAERRVLVEYDGEQHRLDAEQYQKDVDRLDRLMEEGWRVIRVNRAHMRRRARAALVLRIERALHDADGRDRAPIARMPPRR
- a CDS encoding FtsX-like permease family protein, yielding MTWLLARPTRDSLGVTALPIVAFGIVTALLLAVLGGAQAFWRWDDDMALTYQALAVLALTLLLVPLATLGGSAARLSARRRDDRLSTLRLLGATPAAVGAMTVIESAALALIGAVLGTAASFGLAPIIGAIPFRGEPLGFSNVLLPLPVLLGAIVGVVAIAVVSAVIGLRRVTISPLGVRTRQEAPRMSWVRALVAVAVVALAAIGMSVLGMGGAAVVLLILAAGFGGTIAVLNLVGPWVIGLVARGRARRAQTPQKLLAARAILESPQAAWRQVSGTAMVSFMAVFAGTGTALLDALSASDGDADTRMLATDIGTGLTITVVISFLMVACSVGVNQAAGILDRAELYASLHRLGMPEATADAARRGTVMVPLLITSIGSAVIAAIVVFPLTGIALIVAPLSLLVIAGVLAAGILLVRLGLLATRPLLRRASLATPGAV
- a CDS encoding ADP-ribosylglycohydrolase family protein, producing MDVTDRAVGVLLGCATGDALGAAYEFQPPLAPDVPVEMRGERGTRFAPGEWTDDTAMSVPLAQAAAAGRDLLARDTLDWVVGEWMRWAETSSDIGAQTKNVFARLREPDAKAAAAAGREVHELTGRSGGNGSVMRTAPVALAFLDDERGLAEAARTISRLTHFDPDAGDACVLWCLAIRHTVLTGQLDVRVGLGALGGEAAERWSLLLDDAEGKQPSDFQRNGWVVEALQGAWSAICAGVDLVDVLERAVRGGNDTDTVAAIAGSLAGAAYGAGGIPTQWRDIVHGWPGLTADDLADLAARIVSRHAVR